GTCGGCTGCATCAGCATTCCTGGGCACCCGCAGTTCTTTGGGCAAGCAACCGCGTACACATATCTCGACGACGCGCGGGCCTCGCTGGACATCTGTCGCGAACAGACCATTCGCGTCCCCGTGGTCTGACTCGGTTCCCAATTTGGGTGCCAGGGAAGGATCAACCATCCCGAGTTTCATGCACCCTCGGGGTTCTGCGAGCCGGCTGTCAACGACGGTCGAAAATTGACCCCTTTACGACGGTTGAAAATTGACCCCCTTGGTGTTCATTCTTCGGTGGTCGATCCCGGGACGCGCCCGAGATCTCGGTCTTTGATGCGGTAGGAGTCTCCTTTCAGGGCGATCACTTCGGCGTGGTGGACGAGGCGGTCGATCATGGCGGCGGCCACGACGTCGTCGCCGAACACTTCACCCCACCGGCCGAACGGTTTGTTGGAGGTGACGATCAACGAGGCTCGCTCGTATCGGGACGACACCAACTGGAAGAACAGGTTGGCGGCCTCGGGCTCGAATGGGATGTAGCCCACTTCATCGACCACGATCAGCGGGTAGCGGCCCAGCCGGACGAGTTCGGGTTGCAGCCGGCCGCTGTGGTGGGCCTCGGCTAGCCGGGCCACCCATTCCGACGCGGTGGCGAACAGCACCCGGTGCCCGGCTTGGCACGCCCGGATCGCAATCCCGATCGCGAGGTGGGTCTTGCCGGTGCCCGGCGGGCCGAGGAAGACGACGTTGTCCTTGGCGATGACGAAGTCCAGGGTCCCCAGGTGGGCGACGAGGTCTCGTTTGAGGCCACGCGCATGATCGAAGTCGAACTCCTCCAATGACTTTCGTGACGGGAATCGAGCCGCCCGGATACGGCCCTCACCGCCGTGAGATTCCCTGGCGGAGACCTCGCGCTGCAGGCACGCCACCAGGAACTCCTCGTGGGTCCAGGACTCGGTGCGAGCCCGCTCGGCCAGCCGGGTGACCGCCTCGCGCATCGTGGGGGCCTTCAGGGCGCGGGTCAGGAAACCGATCTCGGCGGACAGATCGCGATGGCTCGACGAGGTGGCCGCGGTCTTGGTCGTGGTCTTGGTGGTCATGACACCAGCCCGCCGTCGCCCAGATCGATTCCCAACGCTGCGTCGTAGTCACTGAGCAGCCGCTGCTCGACCATCACCTGGTCGGTGGGCTCACCAACCGGGCGCAGAGCGTTGATCCTGTTATGGCGCAGCATGTTCGCCGCCACGCGATGTTCTGGGTCGGTGACGGTCTGATGCCACGCCCAGACCCGTTCGTGATCGGCGACGGTCGTGCCGTCGCAGAACACCCGCACCCAATCCAAATCCGCGGTGACCTCGATGCGGCGCCCGATCACTGCGGGTGCACGGAGTAGTCATTGGAGTCCAACCGCACGTAATGATCACGCGCCAACCGCGTGGAGTTACGCCAGCCCACCTGCGGCGCCACCGGCGGCAGGGTCAACATCGCCTGGCGGTCCGCGCCGATCCGATCCGTGGGTGCACACCCCAGCACCCGGCGCCGCCGCCCGTTGACCACGTGCAGCCACGCGCCCAGCTGGTGGTTGAAGTCCCCCGGACCGGTGAAGGTGCGGCCGGGCAGAAACGACCGCTCCAAGTAGTCATGGGCCCGTTCGATGATCCCCTTGTGTTCCGGTTCGCGCGGTTTGAGCACCACCACCTTGGTGCCCAGCACCCCGCGGAACCCCCTGACAGTCCCCGGTCAACTCGGTGCGACCGGACCGCCACCGCCCGATCGCGCCCTCGCCGTCCCAGACCAGGGTCCGTGGCACCGCGCCCAGGGCGCTGATCAGCTGCCACCACCCGGTGAACAGATCCTCGGCACGCCGCGACGGCAACAGGATCGCGGCAAGCCACCGCGAATAACCCAGCACCATCGTCAGCACCGGCAACTGCGTCGGTGAACGTCTCTGCCCGTACCCGACCGGGATCGTGGTCGGAGGAAACCACAAGTCGCACTGCGCGATGTCACCAGCGTCATAGATCGTGCGCCCCGTCGGGTCCGGCGGCAGATACGCCGGACGCA
The nucleotide sequence above comes from Mycobacterium gallinarum. Encoded proteins:
- the istB gene encoding IS21-like element helper ATPase IstB — protein: MTTKTTTKTAATSSSHRDLSAEIGFLTRALKAPTMREAVTRLAERARTESWTHEEFLVACLQREVSARESHGGEGRIRAARFPSRKSLEEFDFDHARGLKRDLVAHLGTLDFVIAKDNVVFLGPPGTGKTHLAIGIAIRACQAGHRVLFATASEWVARLAEAHHSGRLQPELVRLGRYPLIVVDEVGYIPFEPEAANLFFQLVSSRYERASLIVTSNKPFGRWGEVFGDDVVAAAMIDRLVHHAEVIALKGDSYRIKDRDLGRVPGSTTEE